A region from the Panicum hallii strain FIL2 chromosome 1, PHallii_v3.1, whole genome shotgun sequence genome encodes:
- the LOC112889154 gene encoding uncharacterized protein LOC112889154: MARGIARAVSFGGRATAGWCSYRRVTVAVCLGNLVAALLVLRSLTAPASFAPTAPNPGGVVQYTEEQIKRVEESIRIRHQAEPVELVQAVKKLQKVFAREEKRRKKLPLVLKQKISYDIVHRLQDLGDNGSLAQQREVVESWRAEKLKDIKSASTQNQSSLDLSNEETRMLKRALEFNWRMLMEDIGLWIPEEVTHTVHDDKPENEPEEQEIIAGPPLSPQCNAELHTDYGGAAVRWGLTHHKESAADCCQACLDQAKNAKPGELKCNIWVYCPSEFGCYSPDKYEHKHQECWLKQADHPKLNFKDKYSESYRDVHPTAPVVVPWMSGVISA, translated from the exons ATGGCGAGGGGCATAGCGCGGGCGGTGTCGTTCGGGGGTCGCGCGACCGCAGGCTGGTGCTCCTACCGTCGCGTCACCGTGGCAGTCTGCCTCGGCAACCTCGTCGCCGCGCTGCTCGTGCTCCGCTCCCTCACCGCCCCCGCCTCCTTCGCTCCAACCGCTCCCAACC CCGGCGGAGTGGTGCAGTACACGGAGGAGCAGATTAAAAGGGTGGAGGAGTCGATCCGAATCCGCCACCAGGCGGAGCCTGTCGAGCTCGTGCAAGCG GtgaagaagctgcagaaggttttCGCGCGAGAGGAGAAGCGGCGGAAGAAGCTGCCACTGGTGCTGAAGCAGAAGATCTCGTATGATATTGTACACCGGCTGCAGGACTTGGGGGACAACGGCAGCCTTGCTCAGCAAAGAG AAGTTGTCGAATCATGGCGTGCTGAGAAGTTGAAAGACATCAAAAGTGCATCTACTCAAAATCAGTCAAGTTTGGACCTATCCAATGAGGAAACTA GAATGTTAAAACGAGCCCTGGAGTTCAACTGGCGTATGCTTATGGAGGATATTGGCCTTTGGATACCAGAGGAAGTCACACATACTGTACATGATGACAAACCTGAAAATGAACCAGAAG AACAAGAGATAATAGCAGGTCCACCTTTGTCCCCACAATGTAATGCTGAGCTACATACTGATTATGGTGGTGCTGCTGTTAGATGGGGCTTAACACACCACAAAGAATCAGCTGCTGATTGTTGTCAAGCTTGTCTCGATCAAGCTAAGAATGCAAAGCCAGGGGAATTGAAGTGCAATATATGGGTTTATTGCCCATCGGAATTTGGATGCTACTCGCCAGACAAATATGAACATAAACATCAGGAGTGCTGGTTGAAACAG GCTGACCACCCCAAACTGAACTTCAAAGACAAGTATTCAGAGTCTTACAGAGATGTTCATCCCACCGCTCCTGTTGTTGTGCCATGGATGTCTGGTGTCATCAGTGCATGA
- the LOC112889133 gene encoding methionine aminopeptidase 1D, chloroplastic/mitochondrial isoform X2 — MPMAKRRPAQRRRRGGSRQHLLPKFPNRHTSLHARSHTHTTLAVVPLVSPVPMARPSSPRLLSSFLGDRLALSCRPLLLRSAVPGSRRVAYQATRTLCNLVDILFNRRSWDDAPENNPRRLRPGKVSPRLSVPNHIQLPPYVNSRQRPGVTNGPEIHDEKGIECMRASGKLAAQVLKFAGTLVKPGITTDEIDKAVHQMIVDNGAYPSPLGYCGYPKSVCTSVNECICHGIPDSRPLEDGDIINIDVTVYLNGYHGDTSATFLCGDVDDEAKKLVQVTKECLDKAISICAPGVEIKRIGRTIQDHADKFKFGVVRHFVGHGVGKVFHAEPVVLHFRNNEWGRMMLNQTFTIEPMLTLGSINPVMWSDDWTAVTEDGSLSAQFEHTILITEDGPEILTQC; from the exons ATGCCAATGGCGAAGCGCAGGCcggcgcagcgccgccgccgcggcggcagccGCCAGCACCTCCTTCCCAAGTTCCCAAACCGCCACACAAGCTTGCACGCCCGCAGCCACACACATACAACTCTCGCGGTGGTTCCGCTCGTCTCCCCAGTCCCCATGGCCCGACCATCGTCGCCGCgcctcctctcctccttcctCGGCGACCGCCTCGCGCTCTCCTGCAGgccgctcctcctccgctccGCTGTCCCAG GAAGCAGGCGGGTGGCATATCAGGCGACGAGAACGCTATGCAACTTGGTGGATATCCTCTTCAACAGGAG AAGTTGGGATGACGCACCAGAAAACAACCCTAGACGCCTACGTCCTGGGAAAGTATCTCCACGCTTAAGTGTTCCGAATCATATACAACTGCCTCCGTATGTCAATTCTCGTCAAAGACCTGGTGTGACCAATGGACCTGAAATACATGATGAGAAAGGGATTGAGTGCATGAGAGCTTCTGGAAAGCTTGCTGCGCAGGTTTTGAAGTTTGCTGGAACTCTTGTAAAG CCAGGCATAACGACTGATGAGATTGATAAAGCAGTGCACCAAATGATAGTCGATAATGGAGCATATCCTTCACCTCTTGGTTACTGCGGATACCCAAAGAGTGTCTGCACTTCAGTGAATGAATGCATCTGCCATGGGATACCAGATTCTCGTCCACTTGAG GATGGCGATATCATCAATATTGATGTTACTGTCTACCTCAAT GGCTACCATGGTGATACATCCGCTACGTTCCTTTGTGGCGATGTTGATGACGAAGCTAAGAAATTAGTTCAG GTGACAAAAGAATGCCTTGACAAGGCTATATCAATCTGTGCACCTGGGGTGGAGATcaaacgaattggcagaacCATACA GGATCATGCAGATAAATTCAAGTTTGGTGTGGTTCGACATTTTGTTGGCCATGGGGTAGGAAAAGTGTTTCATGCTGAGCCTGTTGTGCTTCATTTTA GAAACAATGAATGGGGTCGTATGATGTTGAATCAAACATTTACTATAG AGCCCATGCTAACCTTGGGGAGCATAAATCCTGTCATGTGGTCCGATGACTGGACAGCTGTGACGGAAGACGGCAGCTTGTCAGCACAATTCGAACACACGATACTGATTACTGAGGATGGCCCGGAAATATTAACACAGTGTTAA
- the LOC112889133 gene encoding methionine aminopeptidase 1D, chloroplastic/mitochondrial isoform X1 gives MPMAKRRPAQRRRRGGSRQHLLPKFPNRHTSLHARSHTHTTLAVVPLVSPVPMARPSSPRLLSSFLGDRLALSCRPLLLRSAVPGSRRVAYQATRTLCNLVDILFNRRSWDDAPENNPRRLRPGKVSPRLSVPNHIQLPPYVNSRQRPGVTNGPEIHDEKGIECMRASGKLAAQVLKFAGTLVKPGITTDEIDKAVHQMIVDNGAYPSPLGYCGYPKSVCTSVNECICHGIPDSRPLEQDGDIINIDVTVYLNGYHGDTSATFLCGDVDDEAKKLVQVTKECLDKAISICAPGVEIKRIGRTIQDHADKFKFGVVRHFVGHGVGKVFHAEPVVLHFRNNEWGRMMLNQTFTIEPMLTLGSINPVMWSDDWTAVTEDGSLSAQFEHTILITEDGPEILTQC, from the exons ATGCCAATGGCGAAGCGCAGGCcggcgcagcgccgccgccgcggcggcagccGCCAGCACCTCCTTCCCAAGTTCCCAAACCGCCACACAAGCTTGCACGCCCGCAGCCACACACATACAACTCTCGCGGTGGTTCCGCTCGTCTCCCCAGTCCCCATGGCCCGACCATCGTCGCCGCgcctcctctcctccttcctCGGCGACCGCCTCGCGCTCTCCTGCAGgccgctcctcctccgctccGCTGTCCCAG GAAGCAGGCGGGTGGCATATCAGGCGACGAGAACGCTATGCAACTTGGTGGATATCCTCTTCAACAGGAG AAGTTGGGATGACGCACCAGAAAACAACCCTAGACGCCTACGTCCTGGGAAAGTATCTCCACGCTTAAGTGTTCCGAATCATATACAACTGCCTCCGTATGTCAATTCTCGTCAAAGACCTGGTGTGACCAATGGACCTGAAATACATGATGAGAAAGGGATTGAGTGCATGAGAGCTTCTGGAAAGCTTGCTGCGCAGGTTTTGAAGTTTGCTGGAACTCTTGTAAAG CCAGGCATAACGACTGATGAGATTGATAAAGCAGTGCACCAAATGATAGTCGATAATGGAGCATATCCTTCACCTCTTGGTTACTGCGGATACCCAAAGAGTGTCTGCACTTCAGTGAATGAATGCATCTGCCATGGGATACCAGATTCTCGTCCACTTGAG CAGGATGGCGATATCATCAATATTGATGTTACTGTCTACCTCAAT GGCTACCATGGTGATACATCCGCTACGTTCCTTTGTGGCGATGTTGATGACGAAGCTAAGAAATTAGTTCAG GTGACAAAAGAATGCCTTGACAAGGCTATATCAATCTGTGCACCTGGGGTGGAGATcaaacgaattggcagaacCATACA GGATCATGCAGATAAATTCAAGTTTGGTGTGGTTCGACATTTTGTTGGCCATGGGGTAGGAAAAGTGTTTCATGCTGAGCCTGTTGTGCTTCATTTTA GAAACAATGAATGGGGTCGTATGATGTTGAATCAAACATTTACTATAG AGCCCATGCTAACCTTGGGGAGCATAAATCCTGTCATGTGGTCCGATGACTGGACAGCTGTGACGGAAGACGGCAGCTTGTCAGCACAATTCGAACACACGATACTGATTACTGAGGATGGCCCGGAAATATTAACACAGTGTTAA
- the LOC112889133 gene encoding methionine aminopeptidase 1D, chloroplastic/mitochondrial isoform X3: MPMAKRRPAQRRRRGGSRQHLLPKFPNRHTSLHARSHTHTTLAVVPLVSPVPMARPSSPRLLSSFLGDRLALSCRPLLLRSAVPGSRRVAYQATRTLCNLVDILFNRRSWDDAPENNPRRLRPGKVSPRLSVPNHIQLPPYVNSRQRPGVTNGPEIHDEKGIECMRASGKLAAQVLKFAGTLVKPGITTDEIDKAVHQMIVDNGAYPSPLGYCGYPKSVCTSVNECICHGIPDSRPLEQDGDIINIDVTVYLNGYHGDTSATFLCGDVDDEAKKLVQVTKECLDKAISICAPGVEIKRIGRTIQDHADKFKFGVVRHFVGHGVGKVFHAEPVVLHFRNNEWGRMMLNQTFTIGTFQLRFFQA, from the exons ATGCCAATGGCGAAGCGCAGGCcggcgcagcgccgccgccgcggcggcagccGCCAGCACCTCCTTCCCAAGTTCCCAAACCGCCACACAAGCTTGCACGCCCGCAGCCACACACATACAACTCTCGCGGTGGTTCCGCTCGTCTCCCCAGTCCCCATGGCCCGACCATCGTCGCCGCgcctcctctcctccttcctCGGCGACCGCCTCGCGCTCTCCTGCAGgccgctcctcctccgctccGCTGTCCCAG GAAGCAGGCGGGTGGCATATCAGGCGACGAGAACGCTATGCAACTTGGTGGATATCCTCTTCAACAGGAG AAGTTGGGATGACGCACCAGAAAACAACCCTAGACGCCTACGTCCTGGGAAAGTATCTCCACGCTTAAGTGTTCCGAATCATATACAACTGCCTCCGTATGTCAATTCTCGTCAAAGACCTGGTGTGACCAATGGACCTGAAATACATGATGAGAAAGGGATTGAGTGCATGAGAGCTTCTGGAAAGCTTGCTGCGCAGGTTTTGAAGTTTGCTGGAACTCTTGTAAAG CCAGGCATAACGACTGATGAGATTGATAAAGCAGTGCACCAAATGATAGTCGATAATGGAGCATATCCTTCACCTCTTGGTTACTGCGGATACCCAAAGAGTGTCTGCACTTCAGTGAATGAATGCATCTGCCATGGGATACCAGATTCTCGTCCACTTGAG CAGGATGGCGATATCATCAATATTGATGTTACTGTCTACCTCAAT GGCTACCATGGTGATACATCCGCTACGTTCCTTTGTGGCGATGTTGATGACGAAGCTAAGAAATTAGTTCAG GTGACAAAAGAATGCCTTGACAAGGCTATATCAATCTGTGCACCTGGGGTGGAGATcaaacgaattggcagaacCATACA GGATCATGCAGATAAATTCAAGTTTGGTGTGGTTCGACATTTTGTTGGCCATGGGGTAGGAAAAGTGTTTCATGCTGAGCCTGTTGTGCTTCATTTTA GAAACAATGAATGGGGTCGTATGATGTTGAATCAAACATTTACTATAG GTACATTTCAGTTGCGTTTCTTTCAGGCATGA
- the LOC112889777 gene encoding phenylalanine--tRNA ligase alpha subunit, cytoplasmic yields the protein MAEKSPAADVEAGLLAHLNSTGDVPDSRSFASSLGVSHLELEGVIKSLSAFRIVDSTDIIKETWVLTDEAKGYAARGSPEAQLVAAIPPEGASKDALKAKLGDAFDVGMKAAARNKWIGFEKGNKDLVLRKVENVRDELQEQLTKLEKGEVVPDKVIDDLKRRKLITKEKSIWYSLKKGPEFVVKRKTLATDVTTEHLRSGDWKDLEFKDYNYGAQGQPIAKGYVQPLMEVREAIENIFIMMGFTEMPTNKFVESSFWNFDALFQPQQHPARDSHDTFFLKAPAATRQLPEEYLEKVKQVHQSGGYGSKGYGYDWKRDEAEKNLLRTHTTAVSTRMLYKLAQEKPFAPKRYYSIDRVFRNEAVDRTHLAEFHQIEGLICDYGLTLGDLIGVLEDFFSSLGMSKLRFKPAYNPYTEPSMEIFSYHDGLKKWVEVGNSGMFRPEMLLPMGLPEGVNVIAWGLSLERPTMILYGIDNIRDLFGPKVDFNLIKSNPLCRLGI from the exons ATGGCGGAGAAGTCACCGGCGGCCGACGTTGAGGCCGGTCTCCTCGCCCACCTCAACTCCACGGGCGATGTCCCCGACTCCCGCTCCTTCGCCTCTTCCCTCGGCGTATCCCACCTCGAGCTTGAGGGCGTAATCAAGAGTCTCTCCGCTTTCCGCATCGTCGACAGCACC GACATCATCAAGGAAACATGGGTGCTCACCGACGAGGCCAAGGGCTACGCCGCCAGGGGATCCCCCGAGGCGCAGCTCGTCGCAGCCATCCCACCGGAGGGCGCCTCCAAGGATGCACTCAAG GCGAAATTGGGGGATGCATTCGATGTCGGCATGAAGGCAGCTGCGCGGAACAAATGGATAGGTTTCGAGAAGGGCAACAAGGATTTGGTCCTCAGGAAG GTTGAGAACGTCAGGGATGAGTTGCAAGAGCAGCTTACAAAGCTAGAGAAAGGGGAG GTTGTTCCTGATAAAGTGATTGATGATTTGAAGAGAAGGAAGCTTATTACGAAAGA GAAATCAATTTGGTACTCACTAAAGAAAGGGCCTGAGTTTGTTGTAAAGAGAAAAACTTTGGCAACTGATGTGACAACAGAACACCTTAGAAG tggtgactggaaggaccttGAATTCAAAGACTATAATTATGGAGCTCAGGGACAACCTATAGCCAAAGGTTATGTGCAGCCTTTGATGGAG GTCCGTGAGGCAATCGAGAACATCTTTATTATGATGGG ATTCACAGAGATGCCAACCAACAAATTCGTTGAAAGCAG CTTCTGGAATTTCGATGCACTGTTCCAGCCACAACAGCATCCTGCTCGGGATTCACATGATACCTTTTTCCTGAAAG CCCCTGCAGCTACGAGACAGTTGCCTGAGGAATATCTTGAGAAAGTAAAGCAAGTTCATCAGTCTGGTGGTTATGGCTCCAAAGG ATATGGTTATGACTGGAAGCGGGATGAAGCGGAGAAAAATCTTCTTCGTACTCATACAACTGCTGTTTCCACGAGAATGTTATACAAGCTTGCTCAAGAG AAACCTTTTGCCCCGAAGAGATATTACTCCATTGATCGGGTTTTCCGTAATGAAGCTGTTGACCGAACTCATCTTGCTGAATTCCACCAGATAGAAG GTCTTATCTGTGATTATGGTTTGACGCTAGGTGATCTGATTGGTGTATTGGAGGATTTCTTCTCAAGCCTAG GTATGTCAAAGCTGCGTTTCAAGCCTGCCTACAATCCATATACTGAACCAAGCATGGAAATTTTCAG TTACCACGATGGTTTAAAGAAATGGGTTGAAGTTGGTAATTCAGGCATGTTTAGGCCTGAGATGTTGCTTCCCATGGGGTTGCCAGAAGGTGTTAATGTTATTGCATGGGGTCTTTCACTTGAAAG GCCGACGATGATTCTATATGGAATTGACAACATTAGGGACCTCTTTGGACCAAAG GTTGATTTCAACCTTATCAAGAGCAACCCACTATGTCGGTTGGGAATCTAG
- the LOC112895099 gene encoding cytoplasmic tRNA 2-thiolation protein 1, protein MGSSVADGAKLQPSRAGSRLCVRCGERKAALKRPKTLEQICRECFYIVFEDEIHQTIVDNSLFKSGERVAIGASGGKDSTVLAYVLSELNRRHNYGLDLFLLSVDEGITGYRDDSLETVKRNEIQYGLPLKIVSYKDLYGWTMDDIVKAIGLKNNCTFCGVFRRQALDRGAALLKADKIVTGHNADDIAETVLLNILRGDIARLSRCTFITTGEDGPIPRCKPFKYTYEKEIVMYAYFKKLDYFSTECIYSPNAYRGFAREFIKDLERMRPRAILDIIKSGENFRISTTTKMPEQGTCERCGYISSQRLCKACVLLDGLNRGLPKLGIGRTKAGDGKEHAKHSERNTSSLQGKHGNFDF, encoded by the exons ATGGGCAGCTCCGTTGCTGACGGCGCTAAGCTACAGCCATCAAGGGCAGGGAGTCGCCTCTGTGTGCGGTGCGGCGAGAGGAAGGCCGCACTGAAGCGGCCCAAAACCCTAGAGCAG ATCTGTAGGGAATGCTTCTACATCGTCTTTGAGGACGAAATTCATCAAACTATTGTCGACAATTCTTTGTTTAAATCTGGTGAGCGTGTGGCAATCGGTGCTTCTGGTGGAAAAG ATTCAACAGTGCTTGCATACGTGCTATCAGAGTTAAACCGTCGTCACAACTATGGCCTCGATTTGTTCCTTTTATCTGTTGATGAAGGAATCACAGGATATAGAGACGACTCACTAGAAACAGTTAAAAGGAATGAAATACAG TATGGTCTGCCACTGAAGATTGTTTCCTATAAAGACCTCTATGGCTGGACAATGGATGATATTGTTAAAGCAATTGGTCTGAAAAATAATTGTACGTTCTGTGGAGTTTTTCGACGTCAG GCACTAGATCGAGGTGCTGCTCTCCTGAAGGCTGATAAGATTGTAACTGGGCATAATGCAGATGACATTGCAGAAACTGTCTTGCTGAATATTCTGCGTGGTGATATTGCAAG GTTAAGTAGATGTACCTTTATAACTACTGGTGAAGATGGGCCAATCCCAAGATGCAAGCCTTTCAAATACACCTACGAGAAGGAGATTGTCAT GTATGCATACTTCAAAAAGCTGGACTACTTCTCCACAGAAT GCATCTATTCACCAAATGCATACCGTGGTTTTGCTCGTGAATTTATTAAAGATTTAGAAAGGATGAG GCCTAGAGCTATATTGGACATCATAAAATCTGGAGAAAATTTCAGAATCTCCACAACAACAAAGATGCCAGAGCAAGGAACGTGTGAACGCTGCGGCTACATTTCTAGTCAG AGATTATGCAAAGCATGTGTCTTGCTTGATGGATTGAATCGAGGCTTGCCGAAACTAGGCATTGGAAGGACCAAAGCTGGTGACGGTAAGGAACACGCCAAACATTCAGAGAGGAATACATCGAGCTTACAAGGGAAACATGGGAACTTCGACTTCTAG